One Sandaracinaceae bacterium genomic window, GCCGCAGTACGGGCTCCGAACGCTCGCGGACGCCACCCGCCGCCAGGACGTGGATCTGTCACGTGACTTCGTGTGGGAGCAGCGCGTCGAGCTCGACGGTCCTGCGAGCAGCCAGGTGGAGGCGTGGTTGGAGGACCCCTGCGGTATTGCGACGATCTGCGACCACGGGTGCGGATACACCTCGTTTCTCGTCGTCCGGGGTCCGTCGCGAGGAACTGTCTGGGACGAGTGGGTCGCCGCCGACGGCCCGCTCACGCCGACCGGCCTCGACTTCGGGAGCTGGTATCTGGAATGGATCGAGTCGAAGCTGCGGACGATCGCGCGAGCCCCTCGCACCGAAGCGGTGCGAGTCGGCATGCACCGTAGCGAGCTCCGAGCCCTCCTCGGCGAGGAGCGCGTTTGGGGGAGCGCTGGAGTCGAGGAGGGGGAGACCCATGTCGGGTTCGACGACTGCCACGGGTCGTTCCTGCTGGGGTCCGACGGACGCGTGAAGAGGACCTACATCCGCTCGTTCTACTGACCGACGGTCGCGGCGGATGGGACCCCAGCCCGGATGGAGCACCTCAGCCCGCGACGCAGGTGTGCTCACCTTCGGTCGGGGAGGGCTCCGTCTCACCGGGGCACTGAACCATGCACATCGAGGTGTCGCGGCACAGGACCGTGCAGTCCGCCTCACAGGTCACGGTGCAGGTCGCGCC contains:
- a CDS encoding SMI1/KNR4 family protein produces the protein MNALWAADPELRVFGAETHRYELRPTLGENDIARFERERGVELPADYRAFLEQIGDGGAGPQYGLRTLADATRRQDVDLSRDFVWEQRVELDGPASSQVEAWLEDPCGIATICDHGCGYTSFLVVRGPSRGTVWDEWVAADGPLTPTGLDFGSWYLEWIESKLRTIARAPRTEAVRVGMHRSELRALLGEERVWGSAGVEEGETHVGFDDCHGSFLLGSDGRVKRTYIRSFY